The nucleotide sequence CGAACACCACGGACGCCCCCATCCGGTTCGCCGTCGACCTGCCGACCGGGACCTTCAGCACCGGTGACGGCGGCACGGGCGGGGGGATGGGGGCGGCCCAGTACACCTCCGAGCTCGACGTCCTTTCCGGGGCGATGTTCTACGAGAGCGGCGACGAGGTCGGGCTCCGACTCAACGGGACCATGACCTCCGAGAGCGTCGCCAGGGAGACGGAGCAGCTACTCGGGACGTTCAAACAGCAGTACCTCCAGCAGGCCAACCAGATGCAGCAGGGCGGCGAGGAACTCGAGCGGATGCTGAACAACCTCCAGGTCTCGCGGGACGGGAACACCGTCTCGGTCAGCTACACGGACACCGTCGACAACCTGATCGAACTCAGCGAGGGCGGTGCTCCGATGGGCGGCCCCGGGATGGGCGGCTGACGTCGGGCCCGCCCGCCGGACCGACCGGCGGCGGAGTCGGCGGCCGGACGGCGACGTGACGCCGGCAGACAGACAGCTTTATAGCCCCCATTGCCCCACGCTCACATGGACACCATGACCGGTGATCGATTTATTCGGGGGCCACCCCGAAACAACCCCACTCTCTGACGTCGGCGACGTACAGTTTCTCGACACCACGCTGCGTGACGGGGAGCAGGCACCGGGTGTGTCACTGACTCCCGAGGAGAAAGCGCGGATCGCCCGCGGGCTCGACCGGGCCGAGGTCGACTACATCGAGGCCGGCAGCGCCTGCACCGGCCCGGGCGAGCGCGAGACCATCTCCCGGGTGACCGACCTGGGCCTGGACGCGACGGTCACCAGCTTCTGTCGTGGCATCAAAAACGACATCGACCTCGCGCTGGAGTGTGGCGTCGACGGGGTCGACATCGTCGTCCCGGCAAGCGACAAGCACGTCCAGCGGAAGGTCGGCACCACCCACGAGGAGAACGTCCGGACCACGGCTGAGCTGGTCGAGTACGCCACGGACCACGGCCTCTGGGTCGAGGTCATCGGCGAGGACGGCTCCCGGGCCGACTTCGACTACCTCGAACAGTTGATGTCGGCGGCCCTGGACGCGGGCGCCGACCGGGTCTGCTACGCCGACACCGTCGGCCACGCCACGCCCGACGAGACCCTCGAGGCGGTCTCGCGGCTGACCGACCTCGGGCCGACGAGTACCCACACCCACGACGACCTGGGGCTCGCGGTCACGAACGCCCTGGTCTCGGTCGCGGCGGGCGCCGACCTCGTCCACGGCACCATCAATGGTATCGGCGAGCGGGCGGGCAACGTCGCCCTCGAGGAGGTGGCCATCGCCCTGGACCACGGCTACGGGGTCGAGCCGATGGACCTCTCGGCGGTGTACGACCTCGCCCAGCTTGTGGCGAAGCTGACGGGGATCCCCCTGGCCCCGAACAAGGCCGTCGTGGGGGAGAACGCCTTCACCCACGAGTCCGGCATCCACACCGACGGCACCCTCAAGGACGAGACGATGTACGAGCCCTACCCGCCCGAGAAGGTCGGTCGGGAGCGCCGGCTGGCGCTTGGCAAACACGCCGGCCGCGCGGGCGTCGAGGCCGCGCTCACGGAGCACGGCTTCGACCTCGACGACGAGGGCATCGACGAGGTCGTCACCCGCGTGAAGGCCATCGGCGACCGCGGGAAGCGGGTGACGGATGCCGACCTGCTGACCATCGCCGAGGAGGTCGAGGGCCGGGACCGCGAGCGCCGCGTCGAGCTGCTCGACCTCACGGCGGTCTCGGGCGTGACGCCGCCGACGGCGAGCGTCCGGCTGGACGTCGAGGGAGAGAAGCGGGAGAACGCCGCCACCGGCTCCGGGCCGGTCGACGCGGCGATGAACGCGGCCGAGGAAGCGCTCTCGCACGAGGCCGACGCCTCGCTCGAGTCCTACCACGTCGACGCCATCACCGGCGGTACCGACGCCGTCGTCACCGTCGAGGTGGAGATGTCGAGAGACGACGACCACGTCACCGTCACCGCCTCCGACTCCGACATCACGTCGGCGTCGGTGACGGCGATGGTCGACGCGATGGACCGGCTGGTCGAACGCGGCGACGCCGAAGTCGTCGCCGACGACTGAGCCCACCCCTCACTCTTTGCGACCAGCGCCCTCAGTCGTCGGTGAGGTCGGCGTCCGCGGAGTCGGTCCCCGCCGTCCCCTCGGCGGGGTCGTCGCCGACGCCGACTTTGTCCTCGGTGAGGTCGGCGTCGCGCCAGGTGCCCCGCTCGAACCACGCGAAGGCGATCACCGCCGCGATGATACTCGAGAGGGCGAACCCGAGCCAGATCCCCTCGGGTGTCTTCTGCCCGAAGATCCAGAAGTCGACGGGGAGGATGTCCTGGGAAGCGACGTAGGCGATGGGCAGGCGGATGACCCCGAACATGACCAGCGCGATCGCGGCGGCGGTCAGGGTCTTGCCGGCGCCGCGCAGCCCGCCGCTGTAGGCCCGGAGGATGCCGACGAACCCGAAGGTGGGGGCGACCCACCGCAGGAAGGTGGCGCCCTGCTCCACCACTTCGGGGTCGCTGTCGAAGACCGCGATGATATCGGGAGCGAACGCGAAGATCACGACCCCGAGCCCGGCCAGCAGGAGGAAGGCGACCTTCGCGGCGAAGCGGTTGACCGCGGCGACGCGGTCGGGTTTGTCGGCGCCGATATTTTGCCCGGTCATCGTCTCGACGCCGCGGTCGATGGCGATGGCGGGCATGAAGACGAGCGAGAACACCCGAACGCCGACCCCGAAGGCCGCGACGACGGCCGTGGGAAACAGCGTCACCACGAAGAGCACGGCGTTGACCGAGACCGCCCGGCCGGTGTTCTCGATGGAGGCGGGGACGCCGATCCGGACCAGCTTGCGGGCGTAGGTGAGGTCGGGCCGGAGGTCGGCCACCCGGACCCGGATCCCCCGGTAGCCCCGGAGCATGATCGCCATGCCGACGACCATCGCCAGCCCGCGGGCGAAGACGGTCGCGACCGCCGCGCCCTCGACGCCCAGCCGGGGGAACGGCCCCCACCCGAAGATGAGGAAGGGGTCGAGCGCGATGTTGAGGACGACTGTGCCGAGCATGACGACCATCGGCGTGACCGTGTCCCCGGCCCCGCGCATCAGCGAGATGAACACGAAGAAGCCGAACATGAAGGGGAGCCCGAGCGTGATCACGGCGAGGTAGTCGCCGGCCAGCCCCGTCACGACCGGCTCGGCGGCGAAGAGGCCGAGCAGGTCCCGGACGAAGTAGAAGCCGACGGCGCCGAGCAGCGTCGCGGCGATGAGCGAGAACACCACCGTCTGCGAGGCGGCGTACTGCGCCTCGCGGGTCTCCTCGGCGCCGGTGTGCTGGGCGACCAGGACGCTCCCTGCGATGGTCAGCCCCATCCCCATCGAGATGAAGAGGAAGACCAGCGGGAAGCCCAGGCTGACAGCCGCGAGCGCCTCCGTGCTGTACTGACCCAGCCAGAACGTGTCGGCGAGGTTGTACGCCACCTGCAGGAGGTTCGTGATGACGATCGGCAGGGAGAGAAAGAACAGCGACTTGCCGATGGGGCCGCCGGTCAGGTCGAGCTCCTCCTGGCTCTTGAACAGCGAGCCCACCCGCCGCCTGGCGCGGCCGAGCAGCGCCCGGGCCCGCCCGCTCATTCGGTGACCTCCCTCGGGGGCTCCGCCTCGCTGTCACCGTCGCCGCTCGCCGTCACGCCGTCGGTTCCCTCGCCGGCCATCAGGTACGTCTCGACGTAGGAGTGGAGCATCCGCCGGGTGCAGTCGGTGTCCCGGCCGACCGACACCCGCTTGGTGCCGGCGCCGTCCAGGGCGGTCACCAGAAAGCGGGCCGTGTCGTCCGGGTCGACCGCGCGGAACTCGCCGGCTGCGATGCCGTCGGCGACGAGTGCGCGCGCCTGTTCGTGGAGAAAGCGGTCGAACCGCTCCATGCGCTCGCGGACGTCCTCGTCGTAGGGCGCCTGGGCCTTCAGCTCCAGCATGGCGGTGCCGAAGGCCACCCGCTCGTCCTCGTCCGGTTCCGGCGGCACGAGCACGTCGTCGATGAACGCCTCCAGTCGCTCTGCCGGGCCGTCGCCCCCGGGGTCGCGCACCCGGCCGGTGAACTCCGCGTAGAGGTAATCGAGAAAGGAGACCAGCAGGTCGTGTTTGCTGTCGTAGTGGTAGTGGAGGGCAGCCTTGGAGAGGTCGGTCTCGTCGGCGATGTCCTGCATCGTCAGCGAGGCGTACCCGTGGCTGCAGAGGGCGCGGTAGGTCGCCTCCATCACCGGGTCGGCGTCCTCGTCGGTCATCTATCCCTATTAACTGACCAGTCAGTAAGAGTCTTCTGAACTCCCCGTGGCGCCGGAGGGGAGGCGCGCTCGCGGCCCGGCTTCCCCTGGTCGCGACCGGCCGGCACCGGCGACCGTCACACGATATCTCACAACGTAATACGCGCGCCGGACCAGCGGCGTCCGGGCGGGTCCACCGACCGGGGACAGCTATAACCGGGCGCGTGGCGACACACGCGGGTGATGGAGCGAGCGACCATCGGCGAGGGCGGTATCGACTACTACTACCAGGATGTCGGCAGCGGGCCACCCGTGACCTTCGTCCACGGATTCAGCGCGAACCACCTGTCGTGGTACCAGCAGGTGCCCACGTTCCGGGACGAGTACCGGTGTGTCGTCCCCGACCAGCGCCGGTTCGGGCTCTCGGTCGACACCGCCGGGGCCGGCGTCAGGGCTTTTCCCGACGACCTCGCCGCCCTGCTGGACCACCTCGGGGTCGAGGAGACGGCTCTGGTCGGCCACTCGATGGGTGGGTGGACGGTCGGCTCCTTCGCCACCCAGTATCCCGGGCGGGTGAGCGCGCTGGTCCTCTCGGCGACGCCCGGCGGGCTCATCGCTCCCGAACGTCACGAGCAGCTCATGGCCCGGGGGGAGACACCCGAAGTCGACCCGCTCACGCCCGAAGCGGCGTTTCTCGCCGACTCCATCGACGGGCTGAACCGCGACAAACCGCCCTCCTGGGAGGAGACGCGACCGCCGCTTGACGAGCTGCCGCTCGACGCCGGGACGGTCGTCGACGCCGACATCCCCACCCTGGTCGTGGCGGGCGAGGCCGACGAGTTCATGCCGGCGCCGGCGATCGAGGCCGTGGGCGACCGGCTCGGGGCCGAGACGGCGGTCATCGAGAACGCCGGCCACTCCGCGTACTTCGAGCAGCCCGAGGCGTTCAACAGCGCCGTCGAATCCTTCCTCGACGACCACCTCGGGTGAGACCGCCCGGCGCGAGCCTTGGAGCGTCCGGTTCTGCCGTCTACCCCGCCCCTTACCCAACGACTAAACCACGTCAACGCCAACGTTGACACAGTAATGGGGACCGCAAACGAGCAGATCCGGGTCAGCAACCGCGTAAAGCGGGAGCTCGACCGCCTCCGGCGGGAGGGGGAGAGCTACAACGACGTTCTGGAGCGGGTTCTCGACGAGGAGCGCGGCGGCGACTTCCACGACGGGTTCGGCCGGTGGTCCGACGAGGACGCCGAGCGGGTCCGCGAGGGGCGCCGGACGGCGAAAGAGCAGCGGAAAGAGCGGATGCGGGAGCGGGCAGGGGACACATGAGAGTCCTCGACGCGACGTATCTCATCGACTACCTGGACGGCGTCGAAGCGACACGAGAGTTCTACGAAGCGCACGGGGCCGAAGACGAGCGCTGGGTGATGCCGGTCCCGGCCTACGCCGAGGTACTCGTCGGCGAGGGTACTCTCCCGAACGGCGATGTCGCAGGCGCCCGTGCCGCCCTCTCGTGGGGGGAGACGTACGCGGTAGACGAGCGGACGGCAGTGACGGCGGGTGCGGTCGCGGACGAGGTCGGGCCGGACGGTCCGTACCTGGACGGTCTCGACGCGCTCGTCGCGGCCGTCGGACGCGAGCTGGACGCGCCGGTCGTCTCCGCCGACGGGGACCTCACCCACGAGGAGACGAAGAAGGTCGTCGACGTCGAAGAGTACTGAGCAGGCGTCTCCCGGACGGGTTTACTACGCTCCCTCGTCGCTCGCCAGCCGGTAGGCCGCCTTCGCGTAGGTGTCCGCGGCGCTGTAGCAATCGTCCCGACTGGTGTACTCGTCCTCGTTGTGGCTCGTGCCGTCCTCGGAGACGGCGAAGACCATCCCCGTGTCCATGACCGCTGTCATGTGGGTGGCGTCGTGGCCGGCGCCGCTGACCATCCGGAGGCTGTCGTAGCCGCCCGCGTCCGCCGCGTTCTGGACCGCGTCGACACACCCGTCGGCGAACTCGACGGGCGAGGCGCGCATCCGGTCCTCGAAGCTCCAGTCGACGCCCTCGCGGGCGGCGGCCGCGTCGGCCTCCGCCAGCACGCGCTGGCGCCCCTCGTCGATAGTGGCGTCGTCGGGGTCCCGGAGGTCCCAGGTGACCGTCACCTCCTCGGGGATCACGTTGATCGAGTCCGGCGCGAGGTCGACCGAGCCGACGGTGGCGACGGTCCGCTCGCCGAGCGCACCCGGCACCCGGCGGACGCCGGTCACGAAGTCGCTGGCGGCCACCAGCGCGTCCGACCGGGTGTGCATCGGCGTCGGCCCCGCGTGGTCGGCCTCCCCCTCGAAGGTGACTGCGCCCCACGAGAAGCCGACGATGCCGGTGACGACGCCGACGTCCGCGCCGGCCGACTCGAGGTAGGGGCCCTGCTCGATGTGGAGTTCGAGGTAAGCCTCGTACTCCCGCTGTGGCTCTGCGGGTACCTCGCCCCTGTACCCGACCCGTTCCAGTTCCTCCTCTAGCACTGCGCCCTCGCTGTCGGTCTTGGCGTACTCCTCCTCGATGTCGTGGTCGCTGACCCACACCCCCGACCCCTGCATCGCGGGCTGGAAGCGCGACCCCTCCTCGTTGGTCCAGTTGACCACCTCGACCGGGTGGGCGGTCTCGACCCCGCGGTCCTCGAGTTCGCGGACGAACTCCAGGGCGGCCACGACGCCCAGCGCGCCGTCGTAGATACCGCCGTACGGTTGGGAGTCCAGGTGGGAGCCGAGCAGGACCGTTCCGGCGTCGGGGTCTGACCCCTCGCGGTAGCCGAAGGTATTGCCGAACTCGTCGACGCGGACGTCGAGGCCGAGCTCCTCGAGTTGTTCGACGAACCAGTCCCGGGCCCGGCGGTCGTCCTCGGAGAGCGCCAGGCGGTGGAGGCCGCCGCCGTCGGTGGCGCCGATCTCCGCTTGCTCCCGCATGGTATCGACGAGCCGCTCGCGGTCGATGGCGAAGTCCATGGCTCCCGTCCAGTGGCCACCCACAAAGAGATTGGTGCGCACCGGGGGAGCGGACGGCGCCGCGCGCACGACGGCTGGCAGGGGTAGATTCAAGCCCCGGCTCCTGCAGTACGGGGACGTGATACGGAGCTTCGAGGGAACGGAACCGCAGGTCGCGGAGTCGGCCCACGTCCACGAGGCGGCGTACGTCGCTGGCGACGTCGTGGTCGAGGAGGATGCGAGCGTCTGGCCCAACGCCACCATCCGCGGGGACGCCGGCCGGGTCGTCGTCGGCGAGGGGTCGAACCTCCAGGACAACGCCGTCATGCACGAGGGCGGCGAGCTCGGCCCGGACGTCACCGTCGGCCACAGCGCCATCGTCCACGCCGCCTACGTCGCCGAGGGGGCGCTGGTGGGGATGAACGCCGTCGTCCTGAACGACGCCCACATCGGCGAGCGTGCCGTCGTCGGCGCGGGCGCGGTCGTCACCGAGGGGACCGACGTTCCGCCGGAGACGCTGGTCACCGGTGCGCCCGCCACCGTCAAGACCGAACTGGAGGACCCGCCGGGAGCGGAGTCGGCCGAGCACTACGCCGAACTCGCGAAGCGCTACGAGGAGACGTCCGAGCGCCTGGATTGAACGAAGAGAGCGGTCGCAGTCAGCTCCCGCCCAGGTCGGGCTCGGGGACGAAAAACGCCAGCGCCGCCCCCGCGAGTCCGAGCGCCAGCGCCGCGCCGAACGCGACGGAGTAGCCCGCCCTCGCGATGAGGAGGCCGCCGACCGGCGGCGCGACGAAGCCGCCGAAGGTGGCCATACTGGTAGTAAAGGCGACCCCCGTGGCGGCGACGGCGGGGTCGGCGGTCTCGCGGGCCAGCGGGTACGCCAGGCCGAGGCCGAGCTGGAGAAAGAGGCCGGCCACCAGCAGGGCGAGCAGGAGAACCGCGACCGTGTCGGCGAGGACGACCACGAAGACTGCCGGGGCCGAGACGGCGAAGGCGAGCAGGACGACCGGCCGGCGGCGGTGGCCGAACAGCCGGTCGGAGACCGCGCCGCTACCTGCCCGCGCGACCGCGCCGACTGCCGGGAAGAAGGCCGCGAGTAGCCCGCCCTCCGCCAGCGAGACGCCGACGACCTCCGAGAGGTAGGTCGGGACCCAGCTGGTGACGAAGGCGTACAGCGAGAAGCCGACGAAGGCGACCAGCGCGACCGTCCAGACGGTGGCCGTGGTGAACAGCTCCCGGAAGTCGGCCAGCCGGGCGGTCGCGGTGTCCTCGACGGAGATATCGAGCCGGCGGCTGGTGACCCAGAACAGGGCGCAGCCGACCGCCGCCGGGGCCGCGTAGACCGCGAAGATGGCCGCCCAGCCGAAGCGCTCGGCGACGAGGGGGCCGGTGAGCAGGCCGACCGCGAACCCGGCCGCGGGGCCGCCGCTGAAGACGCCGACGGCGGTGGCCTGTCGCGCGGGGTCGAACGCCCGGCCGATGATGTTCACGCCGGCCGTCCAGATGGCCGCCGTGACGGGGGCGGCGAGCCCCCGCGAGAGCATCAGCGTCCAGAAGTTACCGTCCGCGGCCGCCCGCCAGCTCCAGGCGTAGAGGGCGAGGATGGCGAGCGTGGCGGCGACGACCGCCCGGCGGTTGTCGACCCGGTCGATCAGCATGCCCACGGGCACGCCCAGCAGCATCTGTGCGCCGAACATGACGCTGACGAGCAGGCCCGCGGTCGCGGGGCCGAGCGCGAGCTGCTCGCGGATGACGGGGAGCACGCCCGCCGGGACGATGTAGTAGGCGTTGACCGCGGCGATCAACACTCCGAGCCCGAGGACGACGTCCCAGGGACCGCCGAGCCGCGAGCGGAGCCGGGCCGTCGGTCCGTCGGCAGCCGGGGTCCGGCTCACTCGTCGGCGACGACCGCGCCCGCCTCGACCAGCGCCTCGACTTCCGCTTCGGTGTAGCCCCGCTCCCGGAGCACCTCCCGGGTGTGCTCGCCGAGCTCTGGTGTTTGGCCCTCGAACTCGGGGACCCACTCGGTCGTCCGGACGGGAAGGCGGACCGCCCGTGCGGGCTCGTCGGTCTCGAGGTTGTAGACGTCGACGAGCATCTCGCGGGCCTCGACGTGGGGGTCCTCGTCGACCAGCTCGGCGACGTCCCGGCGCGGGCCCGCGGGCACGCCCGCCTCGGTCAGCAGGTCGACCAGGTCGTCGCGCTCGTACTCCCGGAAGGTCGCCTCCAGTTCCTCCCGCAGTGCGTCGCCGTGGTCGTCGCGTTTCGCGTTGGTCTCGAAGCGCGGGTCTTCCAGCAGGTCCTCGCGGTCGATGGCCCGGGCGGTCCGCTCCCAGAGCATGTCGTTGACCGCACAGAGATAGAACGGTTCGTCGCCGGCGGCGTGGTAGATGTCGTTTGGCGAGAGGCCGCCGAAGGAGGTGCCGTGGCGGGTGGCCACCTCGCCGGTCTCGGCGTACTTGGCGGCCCAGTAGCCCATCCAGCCCGCGGCGACGTCGAACAGCGAGATGTCGACGTGGGCCCCCTCGCCGGTGCGCGCGGCCTCGTGCAACGCCGCTGAGGTCATGAACGCGGCGTTGGCGCCGGTCGCGCAGTCGATGACGCTCGCGCCGATCCGGACGGGTGGGCGGTCGGGGTAGCCGATGACGGACATCAGCCCGCTCATCGCCTGGATCACGGGGTCGTAGGCCGGGAAGTCGGCGTAGGGGCCGTCCTGGCCGAAGCCGGTGACGGAGGTGTAGACCACCTCCGGGTTGTGCTCTTTGACGGACTCGTAGTCGATTCCGAACTTCTCGGTGACGCCGGGCCGGAAGGACTCGACGACGACGTCGGCGCTGTGGGCAAGCTCCTGGACGAGCTCCTGACCCTCGTCGCTTTTGAGGTCGACTGCGAGGCTGCGCTTGCCGTCGGTGTTGAACGTGGCGAACATCGACCCGCCGATGAGGTCCCGGAAGGCGTCGCCGCCCGGCGGTTCGACCTTGACGACGTTGGCGCCCAGCGTGGCCAGCCGCTGCGTGCAGGCCGGGCCGGCGATGGACTGTGTCAGGTCGAGGACGTCCACGTCGGTGAACGGTTGCATGCGCCGGGATGCGCCCGTCCCCCACAAAACGGTTCCGACGCGCGTGGATGCAGTGTCTGAGTCGGGCTCGGAACGTCGGGGTCGAGAGCCCCGAAAGGTGCAGTCTCGCCGCACAGGCAGACGGCTAAACGGATGTGGCGCGCGCTGTCGCGGCGGCGCTGCCGCGACAGCCGGCGTGCGAGGGATGAGTGACCGACCGTAGGGAGGGAACGAATCGGTTGGGGAGGTATGTGGCCCCGGGTGGGACTGAAAGGGGCTGCCCGATCGGCGAGCGAGACGACGCAAGCACCGCAGTGAAACGAGGAGCGCAGCGAGTCGCAGCCGCCGAGCGGGCAGGGGCTTTCTGCACCTTTCGTTCGTAACCGTTCCACTGAACCGGACCGCACGAAGTCACTCAGAGCGCGGCGTTTCGAAAGCGTCGTAGGCCCCGACCGCGAGAGTGGAGTATGGACGTCGGGCTGGTCATTCTGGACGGGTGGGGGCTGAACCCCGACCCCGAACGGGACGCGGTGGCGGCCGCCGACACGCCCACGATGGACCGCTACCGCGAGCAGGGAGCATACGGCACGCTCGAAACGCATGGCCGCCGGGTCGGACTCCCCGAGGGACAGATGGGCAACAGCGAGGTCGGTCACCTCACGATCGGCGCCGGCCGCGTCGTCACACAGGAGTCCGCCCGGGTCACGGACGCCATCCGGGTGTGGCGCGAGGGGGGCGGCGAGACGGAGGCGGGCGACCCGCCGCTGGACGAGAACCCGGCCATCCGGGAGGTCATCGAGTACGCGACCGACAGCGGCGGCCGGGTCCACCTCCTCGGGCTGATAAGCGACGGCGGGGTCCACTCCTACCAGGACCACGTCCACGCGCTGGTCGACCTGGTGAGCGACGCCGGCCTCGAACCGGTCGTCCACGCCTTCACCGACGGCCGGGACACTGCACCGAAAAGCGGCGTCGACTTCCTCGCTGACCTGGAGCGCCACGTCGAGGATGCGGGCGGGAGGGTCGCGACGGTCACGGGGCGGTACTACGCGATGGACAGAGACGAGAACTGGGAGCGCACGGGCCGCGCCTACCGGGCTGTCGTCGACCGCGAGGCCGACCACGCGGCACCCTCGGCCGTGGCGGCCGTCGAAGCCGCCTACGACCGCGGGGAGACCGACGAGTTCGTCGAGCCCACAGTCGTGGAGAGCGGCCCCGCGCTCGTCGAGGGCGACGGCGCGGTGTTCTGCAACTTCCGGGCCGACCGGGCCCGCCAGCTCACCCGGATGCTCGCGGACATCGAGCCCGACTGGGAGCTCCCGACCGACCCGCCCCCGGTGGCGCTGGTGACGATGACCGAGTACGACCGGACCTTCGACCTCCCCGTCGCCTTCCCGCCGAACGCGCCCGAGGACACGCTGGGCGAGGTGCTCGCCGAGGCCGGCCGCAGCCAGCTCCGGCTCGCCGAGACCGAGAAGTACGCCCACGTCACCTACTTTCTGAACGGGGGACGGGAGGTCGAGTTCCCCGGCGAGGTCCGGCGGATCGTCGCGAGTCCGGACGTCCCGACCTACGACCGGCAGCCGGAGATGAGCGCGCCGGAGGTGACCGACACCGCTATCGACGTCATCGGGCGCGAGGACCCCGACGCCGCTATAATCAACTACGCCAACGCCGACATGGTCGGCCACACCGGCGACTTCGAGGCCGCGGTCGCCGCCGTCGAGGCCGTCGACGCGCAGCTGGCGCGGCTGGTCGACGCGATGCAGGCCGCCGGCGCACACGTCATCGTGACGGCCGACCACGGCAACGCCGACGAGATGGGCACCCCGGAAGCGCCACACACCGCCCACACCACGAACCCCGTCCCCGTCGTCTACCTGGCTCCCGACGGGACCTCGGGCGGCCGCCGCATCCGCGAGGGCGGGACGCTCGCGGATGTCGCGCCCACAGTACTGGAACTGCTGGGGATCGCGAAGCCGCCGGCGATGACCGGCGAGTCGCTGCTGGAGTGAGTGCCGTGGGGGAGTCCACCGGCCGGCGCCGCGACGACGGCGACGAAACCGACAGACGGGCCTACCGCGTCGCCTACGACGGCCGGGCCTACCACGGCTTCCAGCGCCAGCCGGACGTGCCGACCGTCGAGGACGCGCTGCTCGATGCGCTCCGGGCGCTCGATGTTTGCCCGGGAGACGGAACACCACCGGGGTGGGCGGCGGCCGGCCGGACCGACGCCGGGGTGTCGGCGCTCGCACAGACCGTGGCCTTCGACGCCCCGGCGTGGCTGTCACCCGCCGCGTTCACGAGCGAACTGCCCGCGGACGTGTGGGTCTGGGCCGACGCCGCGGCGCCCGCGGACTTTCACGCTACCCACGACGCCACGAGCCGGGCGTACACCTACCACCTCCACGCACCCGCAGATGAGGTCGACGACGCCCGCGCCCGCGGGACGCTGGCGGAACTCGCCGGCGAACACGACTTCCACAACCTCACGCCCGACGACGAGGGAACCGTCCGGGACCTGGAGACGGACCTCGAGCGCGAGGGCGAATTCCTCCGTCTGCGGCTCCGGGCGAGTGGCTTTCCCCGCCAGCTCGTCCGCCGGGTCGTCTCGCTGGTCGCCGAATTCGGGCGCGGGACGCCCTCCGGGGACCGCCTGGAGCGGGTCCTCTCCCCGGAGCCGCTGTCTGGGCCGGAGGGCGTGCCGC is from Salinirussus salinus and encodes:
- a CDS encoding MFS transporter, producing MSRTPAADGPTARLRSRLGGPWDVVLGLGVLIAAVNAYYIVPAGVLPVIREQLALGPATAGLLVSVMFGAQMLLGVPVGMLIDRVDNRRAVVAATLAILALYAWSWRAAADGNFWTLMLSRGLAAPVTAAIWTAGVNIIGRAFDPARQATAVGVFSGGPAAGFAVGLLTGPLVAERFGWAAIFAVYAAPAAVGCALFWVTSRRLDISVEDTATARLADFRELFTTATVWTVALVAFVGFSLYAFVTSWVPTYLSEVVGVSLAEGGLLAAFFPAVGAVARAGSGAVSDRLFGHRRRPVVLLAFAVSAPAVFVVVLADTVAVLLLALLVAGLFLQLGLGLAYPLARETADPAVAATGVAFTTSMATFGGFVAPPVGGLLIARAGYSVAFGAALALGLAGAALAFFVPEPDLGGS
- a CDS encoding CaiB/BaiF CoA transferase family protein, with the protein product MQPFTDVDVLDLTQSIAGPACTQRLATLGANVVKVEPPGGDAFRDLIGGSMFATFNTDGKRSLAVDLKSDEGQELVQELAHSADVVVESFRPGVTEKFGIDYESVKEHNPEVVYTSVTGFGQDGPYADFPAYDPVIQAMSGLMSVIGYPDRPPVRIGASVIDCATGANAAFMTSAALHEAARTGEGAHVDISLFDVAAGWMGYWAAKYAETGEVATRHGTSFGGLSPNDIYHAAGDEPFYLCAVNDMLWERTARAIDREDLLEDPRFETNAKRDDHGDALREELEATFREYERDDLVDLLTEAGVPAGPRRDVAELVDEDPHVEAREMLVDVYNLETDEPARAVRLPVRTTEWVPEFEGQTPELGEHTREVLRERGYTEAEVEALVEAGAVVADE
- the gpmI gene encoding 2,3-bisphosphoglycerate-independent phosphoglycerate mutase, with product MDVGLVILDGWGLNPDPERDAVAAADTPTMDRYREQGAYGTLETHGRRVGLPEGQMGNSEVGHLTIGAGRVVTQESARVTDAIRVWREGGGETEAGDPPLDENPAIREVIEYATDSGGRVHLLGLISDGGVHSYQDHVHALVDLVSDAGLEPVVHAFTDGRDTAPKSGVDFLADLERHVEDAGGRVATVTGRYYAMDRDENWERTGRAYRAVVDREADHAAPSAVAAVEAAYDRGETDEFVEPTVVESGPALVEGDGAVFCNFRADRARQLTRMLADIEPDWELPTDPPPVALVTMTEYDRTFDLPVAFPPNAPEDTLGEVLAEAGRSQLRLAETEKYAHVTYFLNGGREVEFPGEVRRIVASPDVPTYDRQPEMSAPEVTDTAIDVIGREDPDAAIINYANADMVGHTGDFEAAVAAVEAVDAQLARLVDAMQAAGAHVIVTADHGNADEMGTPEAPHTAHTTNPVPVVYLAPDGTSGGRRIREGGTLADVAPTVLELLGIAKPPAMTGESLLE
- the truA gene encoding tRNA pseudouridine(38-40) synthase TruA, yielding MGESTGRRRDDGDETDRRAYRVAYDGRAYHGFQRQPDVPTVEDALLDALRALDVCPGDGTPPGWAAAGRTDAGVSALAQTVAFDAPAWLSPAAFTSELPADVWVWADAAAPADFHATHDATSRAYTYHLHAPADEVDDARARGTLAELAGEHDFHNLTPDDEGTVRDLETDLEREGEFLRLRLRASGFPRQLVRRVVSLVAEFGRGTPSGDRLERVLSPEPLSGPEGVPPAPAEPLVLTEVSYSVSFEGNNRVLSEAREWFEARRVEGATLARVSATIGSSLPE